The Candidatus Arthromitus sp. SFB-mouse-Japan genome includes a region encoding these proteins:
- the rbsK gene encoding ribokinase, translated as MNKVCVLGSLNMDLVLKVNDIPKIGETILSNSYEKIAGGKGANQAIAAKRCGADVSMIAKIGKDENGRILKGKLKEDGIDVSCIFEDEQNPTGLALIMVNKNGNNSIIVVPGSNMKINDSEINKSISKIKESDILIAQFETNEEMTLKSFQKAKEFNKITILNPAPAKKIDIELLKLTDIIIPNETEAEVLTRIKITSIDDAKRAGKFFINQGVKFAIITLGENGALIIGNDFYELVKSFKVNAVDTTAAGDSFIGALSSKLNFKNLTRETLKESVYFGNKVSSITVQRKGAQPSIPYLEEVKKIYKEN; from the coding sequence ATGAATAAAGTATGTGTTCTTGGAAGTTTAAACATGGACTTAGTTTTAAAAGTTAATGATATACCAAAAATAGGAGAGACTATCCTATCTAACTCATATGAAAAAATAGCAGGAGGTAAAGGAGCAAATCAAGCAATCGCTGCCAAAAGATGCGGTGCTGATGTTTCCATGATAGCTAAAATAGGAAAAGATGAAAATGGTAGAATATTGAAAGGAAAACTTAAGGAAGATGGAATAGACGTAAGTTGTATTTTCGAAGACGAACAAAATCCAACTGGACTTGCTTTGATTATGGTAAATAAAAACGGAAATAATTCAATAATAGTTGTTCCAGGTTCAAATATGAAAATTAATGATAGTGAAATAAATAAATCAATTTCAAAAATTAAAGAATCAGATATACTAATAGCACAATTTGAAACTAATGAAGAAATGACTTTAAAATCTTTTCAAAAAGCAAAAGAGTTCAATAAAATAACTATACTTAATCCAGCTCCAGCAAAAAAAATAGATATTGAGCTATTAAAATTAACAGACATCATAATACCTAATGAAACAGAGGCTGAAGTCTTAACAAGAATCAAAATAACTTCTATAGATGATGCTAAAAGAGCAGGAAAATTTTTCATAAACCAAGGAGTTAAATTCGCAATAATTACATTAGGAGAAAATGGAGCTCTTATCATAGGAAACGATTTTTACGAATTAGTAAAATCATTTAAAGTAAATGCTGTAGACACAACTGCAGCTGGTGATAGTTTTATAGGAGCTTTAAGTTCAAAGTTAAATTTCAAAAATTTAACTAGAGAAACATTAAAAGAATCTGTATATTTTGGAAACAAAGTATCTTCAATAACTGTACAAAGAAAAGGTGCTCAACCATCTATACCTTATCTTGAAGAAGTAAAAAAGATTTATAAGGAGAATTAA